A part of Entelurus aequoreus isolate RoL-2023_Sb linkage group LG10, RoL_Eaeq_v1.1, whole genome shotgun sequence genomic DNA contains:
- the rrm1 gene encoding ribonucleoside-diphosphate reductase large subunit, with the protein MHVVKRDGRQERVMFDKITSRIQKLCYGLNSDFVDPAQITMKVIQGLYNGVTTVELDTLAAEIAATLTTKHPDYAILAARIAVSNLHKETKKVFSEVMEDLYTYVNPLNRRHSPMISKKTLDLVLENKDRLNSAIIYDRDFSYNFFGFKTLERSYLLKVNGKVAERPQHMLMRVAVGIHRTDIDAAIETYNLLSEKWFTHASPTLFNAGTNRPQLSSCFLLAMQGDSIEGIYDTLKQCALISKSAGGIGVAVSCIRSTGSYIAGTNGNSNGLVPMLRVYNNTARYVDQGGNKRPGAFAMYLEPWHFDIFDFLELKKNTGKEEQRARDLFYGLWIPDLFMKRVESNQDWSLMCPSECPGLDECWGEAFEALYTKYEKEGRVKRVIKAQQLWYAIIESQTETGTPYMLYKDACNKKSNQQNLGTIKCSNLCTEIVEYTSQDEVAVCNLASIALNMYVTPERTYDFKKLAAVTKVIVKNLNKIIDINFYPVPEAEKSNMRHRPIGIGVQGLADAFILMRHPFESPEAQLLNCRIFETIYYAALEASCELAAEHGPYETYAGSPVSKGVLQYDMWDKTPTDLWDWKILKEKIAKHGVRNSLLLAPMPTASTAQILGNNESIEPYTSNIYTRRVLSGEFQIVNPHLLKDLTERGLWNEDMKNQLIAHNGSIQDIAEIPDDLKELYKTVWEISQKMVLKMAADRGAFIDQSQSLNIHIAEPNYGKLTSMHFYGWKQGLKTGMYYLRTKPAANPIQFTLNKEKLKEAKPEIASEQELKERNTAAMVCSLENRDDCLMCGS; encoded by the exons ATGGACGCCAGGAGCGCGTCATGTTTGACAAGATCACCTCCCGCATCCAAAAGCTTTGCTACGGCCTCAACTCTGACTTTGTGGATCCAGCCCAGATCACCATGAAGGTgattcagggtttgtacaacgGCGTCACCACGGTGGAGTTGGACACGCTGGCCGCAGAGATCGCCGCCACGCTCACCACCAAGCACCCCGACTACGCCATCCTCGCCGCGCGCATCGCCGTGTCCAACCTCCACAAGGAGACCAAGAAAGTCTTCAGCGAGGTGATGGAGGATCTGTACACCTATGTCAACCCTCTTAATCGGCGCCACTCCCCAATGATCTCCAAGAAAACTCTGGACCTGGTCTTGGAGAACAAAGACCGCCTTAACTCCGCTATCATCTACGACCGTGACTTCTCTTACAACTTCTTTGGCTTCAAGACGCTGGAACGCTCCTACTTGCTCAAGGTCAACGGCAAGGTGGCCGAGAGACCGCAGCACATGCTCATGAGGGTGGCGGTCGGCATCCACCGCACGGACATCGACGCTGCCATCGAGACCTACAACCTGCTGTCGGAGAAGTGGTTCACGCACGCGTCGCCCACGCTCTTCAACGCGGGCACCAACAGGCCTCAGCTGTCCAGCTGCTTCCTGCTAGCCATGCAGGGCGACAGCATCGAGGGCATCTACGACACGCTCAAGCAGTGCGCCCTCATCTCCAAGTCGGCGGGTGGCATCGGCGTGGCGGTCAGCTGCATCCGCTCTACGGGGAGCTACATTGCCGGTACCAACGGCAACTCCAACGGCTTGGTTCCTATGCTGAGGGTCTACAACAACACTGCACGCTACGTGGATCAGGGTGGCAACAAGAGGCCCGGAGCCTTCGCCATGTACCTGGAGCCGTGGCACTTTGACATCTTTGACTTCCTGGAGCTGAAGAAGAACACCGGCAAGGAGGAACAAAGAGCCAGGGATCTTTTTTACGGCCTCTGGATTCCAGACCTCTTCATGAAGAGAGTGGAGAGCAACCAAGACTGGTCCCTCATGTGTCCCAGCGAGTGTCCCGGCCTGGACGAGTGCTGGGGCGAGGCCTTTGAGGCGCTCTACACCAAATACGAGAAGGAGGGCCGGGTGAAGCGGGTAATCAAGGCTCAGCAGCTGTGGTACGCCATCATTGAGTCACAGACGGAAACGGGAACGCCGTACATGCTCTACAAGGATGCGTGCAACAAGAAGAGCAACCAGCAGAACTTGGGAACCATCAAGTGCAGTAACCTTTGCACAGAGATCGTAGAGTACACCAGCCAGGACGAGGTGGCCGTGTGCAACCTGGCCTCCATCGCCCTCAACATGTACGTCACCCCAGAGCGCACATACGACTTTAAGAAGCTGGCGGCTGTCACCAAAGTCATTGTGAAGAACTTGAACAAGATCATCGACATCAACTTCTACCCGGTTCCTGAAGCAGAGAAGTCCAACATGCGTCACAGGCCCATCGGGATCGGCGTCCAAGGTCTGGCAGACGCCTTCATCCTCATGCGTCATCCCTTCGAAAGCCCGGAAGCTCAGCTGCTCAACTGCCGCATTTTCGAGACCATCTATTACGCCGCCTTGGAGGCCAGCTGCGAGCTCGCCGCCGAGCACGGGCCCTACGAGACGTACGCGGGCTCGCCTGTCAGCAAGGGTGTGCTGCAATACGACATGTGGGACAAGACGCCCACGGACCTGTGGGACTGGAAGATACTCAAGGAAAAAATCGCCAAACACGGCGTGAGGAACAGCCTGCTGCTGGCGCCCATGCCCACGGCCTCCACCGCCCAAATCTTGGGCAACAACGAGTCCATTGAGCCGTACACCAGCAACATCTACACCCGCAGAGTCCTCTCTGGGGAGTTCCAGATCGTCAACCCTCACCTGCTCAAAGACCTCACTGAGCGAGGGCTGTGGAATGAGGACATGAAGAACCAGCTCATTGCGCACAACGGATCAATCCAG GACATTGCTGAGATCCCAGATGACCTGAAGGAGCTTTACAAAACCGTATGGGAGATCTCCCAGAAGATGGTGCTCAAGATGGCTGCAGACCGAGGGGCTTTCATTGACCAGAGTCAGTCCCTGAACATCCATATAGCTGAGCCCAACTACGGCAAACTGACCAGCATGCACTTCTATGGCTGGAAACAA GGCCTGAAGACGGGCATGTACTACCTGCGCACCAAGCCTGCCGCCAACCCCATCCAGTTCACGCTGAACAAGGAGAAGCTGAAGGAGGCCAAGCCGGAGATTGCCAGCGAGCAGGAGCTGAAGGAGCGCAACACAGCCGCCATGGTGTGTTCGCTGGAGAACAGAGATGACTGCCTCATGTGTGGCTCTTGA